A single region of the Mesotoga sp. BH458_6_3_2_1 genome encodes:
- a CDS encoding membrane lipoprotein lipid attachment site-containing protein translates to MKRILLLLVVGIVFLLSGCIFKSNPAGFVEIAGTWSLNGRVVYGETDLTGSGTLYITKQDGSTFSGTGWYFVLSAPVEGTVSERPENYLVMHATVTYGGQERTVYFVGHVKEFESEISVEDGEIFLDNLTKKVGTWTGERTVAP, encoded by the coding sequence TTGAAGCGAATACTTCTGTTATTGGTTGTAGGAATTGTGTTTCTGCTGTCGGGGTGCATTTTCAAGTCCAATCCGGCAGGCTTTGTTGAGATCGCAGGTACTTGGTCACTCAACGGTAGAGTAGTGTACGGCGAGACTGATCTGACAGGAAGTGGGACTCTATACATTACAAAACAGGATGGCAGCACTTTCAGCGGTACCGGATGGTACTTTGTCCTCAGTGCGCCTGTAGAAGGAACAGTCTCCGAAAGACCCGAAAACTATCTTGTAATGCATGCTACGGTTACGTATGGCGGTCAGGAAAGGACAGTCTATTTCGTAGGACATGTCAAGGAATTCGAGAGCGAAATCTCTGTCGAGGATGGCGAGATATTCCTTGATAATCTTACGAAAAAAGTTGGCACTTGGACCGGAGAGAGGACAGTTGCACCGTGA
- a CDS encoding InlB B-repeat-containing protein, giving the protein MRRYRNTILISVLFSIALIFSSCVPRVQMFTVEVVSEPNPISVALLKDIEQADFEVSDLQKTPLVLNLRPEETVIVKVIDEEPSDEVDSIQLFDSWADGSIANPRVITADSNKKLAVKTKTNVRVSVTTDPKNLVEIDGSGFYENGSLLTFVAPAEIGEYSFSKWKVNETTVLDRELSLKLEGPTKIEAVYELKSIITLKVETEPAGLSITVEGDEVSTPYITESESGTLYSLGFPLQEKDLSDLVAGADTRYGFERWSDFETDNPRSLTVDSDLSLKVITETEYLVETSTFPEGVAEIPGSGWKVKGSSFSYESSDSVGYAFSHWEVNGERLDGNSISLIIDSPKSIIAHYEVIGYVLSVNTDPSGLEVKIGGEEKISPASVSATHGSSVSVEIPITQIRDESNFVSGGDARYTFSEWSDSITSNQVTILMDSDKSISANMEVEYLVETSTLPEGLNEITGAGWKPKGSLFSYESSDLSDYTFSHWEVNGERVDGENLDLVVEKPMKVVAVYKSKEQSTLEIVSNPEGLVFSLNNELYSAPKSFVFGSGTSVEVSFPASQEKDEDEQVSGNDTRFLFSKWADGWAENTRTVELIEDTRLEAIANTEYLVEVSSEISQIGGTGWYRKGYSLNITAPEVSGYRFVSWSVDGANAVGNPLSITVDSPKKIVAVYEETVVSNKTLTVSTTPEGLLVKIDNNQMISPCQITAAEGSSHSISTITPQEKDISTQIVGNDVRYVFSGWNDGSNLTTRTIELNSNLSFTAAFDEEFKLETVAQPSGIVQIGGAGWYPDGETVILNAVEAKGYNFLYWSVNGVKAGESSTIEFIVDKPTAIEAVYNSLPTISLEDREVSEGGVLELLLSEHSADVDGDTLSYSLLSGPGSISGGTYSVDTSELDAGTYEITIEVSDGRGGYATDGFTMTVTEQNNPPAVPGTPSPASGSVDQELSIELSWTCSDSDGDALVFDVYFGTSSSLEKVASDILANNWQSANLSEGVTYYWKIVAKDSKGATSESPVWSFSTKNPLPVDGVDKVGPVYSGEVLLVSNESDSGTSRAFTGTLSEDFLPTSFTHSDSLEMEAFMVNPEIPLPYDAFPENIAVPGDTFELSSIGDTREFWVLDFATNKYYQLTATLQYAGQHSEVWVENTELITAAKASELGSEFDDAIYPLVAEYFYTPSDVDGNGRVQILCFDIQDNFATTGAYVGGYFSSGDLFNISNSNKSEIFYIDTYPTMYYPKDKPVDVSRAYSTLAHEFQHMVNFNRNYLVEGGDPMPSWINEGLSMAAEHLYSGVLTRRISYYNSSTNIQNGHSLVYWGDNNDTLSNYALSYLFLQYIRAQVGTESVYKDMLLDKNNNSAAITNAFAKYGIAKTLGEIMTDFRLALHLKNSAGPYGFNGDSDFDGIIERLYTGSSKELRGGSAIFKSISDSYTEPGDQGSTIQYAGITG; this is encoded by the coding sequence ATGAGAAGATACAGGAATACGATTCTAATAAGCGTTTTATTTTCCATAGCCTTGATATTCAGCAGCTGCGTGCCCAGGGTTCAGATGTTTACCGTTGAGGTTGTTTCAGAACCCAATCCGATTTCTGTTGCTCTGCTGAAAGATATCGAGCAGGCAGATTTCGAGGTCTCGGATCTTCAAAAGACTCCGCTTGTTCTAAACCTCAGACCTGAAGAGACGGTAATTGTTAAGGTGATAGATGAAGAACCTTCAGATGAAGTCGACTCCATTCAGCTGTTTGATAGCTGGGCAGATGGATCTATCGCAAATCCGAGAGTCATTACTGCCGATTCCAACAAGAAACTAGCCGTTAAGACAAAGACCAATGTGAGAGTCTCCGTAACTACTGATCCAAAGAACCTCGTAGAGATCGACGGAAGCGGGTTCTATGAAAACGGTTCGCTGCTTACATTTGTCGCTCCAGCCGAGATTGGGGAGTACAGCTTTTCCAAATGGAAAGTCAATGAGACAACGGTGCTTGATCGAGAATTGTCGTTGAAACTTGAGGGACCGACGAAGATCGAAGCGGTTTATGAACTGAAGTCGATAATTACGCTTAAGGTTGAGACAGAACCGGCTGGACTAAGTATTACGGTGGAGGGCGATGAAGTATCTACACCCTACATTACTGAATCGGAAAGCGGTACTTTATATTCTCTGGGATTTCCCCTGCAAGAAAAAGACCTAAGTGATTTAGTGGCAGGAGCAGATACTCGCTATGGTTTTGAAAGGTGGAGCGATTTCGAAACAGACAATCCCAGGTCGTTAACTGTGGACAGCGACCTCTCATTGAAAGTGATTACAGAAACGGAATACCTTGTTGAAACCTCAACCTTCCCTGAAGGAGTTGCAGAGATTCCTGGAAGTGGCTGGAAAGTCAAAGGTTCTTCTTTTTCTTATGAGTCAAGTGATTCAGTCGGTTATGCATTCTCTCATTGGGAAGTGAACGGAGAGCGTCTGGATGGAAACAGTATTTCACTGATTATTGATTCTCCGAAGAGTATCATCGCCCATTATGAAGTCATCGGCTATGTCCTTTCCGTTAATACAGATCCTTCTGGACTTGAGGTAAAGATCGGTGGAGAAGAAAAGATTTCTCCTGCTTCTGTTTCGGCCACACATGGTAGCTCGGTGAGTGTTGAGATTCCAATTACACAGATAAGGGATGAATCGAATTTTGTCTCAGGAGGCGACGCTCGTTATACATTCAGCGAGTGGAGTGATTCGATTACTTCCAATCAGGTAACAATACTGATGGATTCGGATAAATCAATTTCCGCGAATATGGAAGTAGAGTACCTTGTTGAGACGTCTACCCTTCCTGAGGGACTGAATGAAATAACAGGCGCAGGCTGGAAGCCTAAAGGCTCTTTATTTTCTTATGAGTCAAGTGATTTAAGCGATTATACTTTCTCGCATTGGGAAGTTAACGGAGAGCGCGTAGACGGAGAGAATCTTGATTTAGTAGTTGAGAAACCTATGAAGGTCGTAGCGGTCTACAAAAGCAAGGAACAATCTACTCTTGAGATAGTGTCAAATCCTGAGGGTTTGGTGTTTAGCCTCAACAATGAGTTGTATTCAGCTCCGAAGAGCTTCGTCTTCGGAAGTGGAACCTCCGTCGAGGTTTCTTTCCCGGCTTCACAGGAGAAGGATGAAGATGAACAGGTATCGGGAAACGATACAAGATTTCTCTTCTCAAAATGGGCCGATGGATGGGCTGAAAATACCAGAACTGTTGAATTAATCGAAGATACCAGACTTGAAGCCATTGCAAATACGGAGTATCTAGTGGAGGTGTCATCGGAAATCTCTCAAATCGGAGGAACTGGTTGGTACAGGAAGGGCTATTCGCTTAATATAACCGCGCCAGAGGTTTCAGGATACAGATTTGTTTCCTGGAGTGTTGATGGAGCAAATGCAGTCGGAAATCCCTTATCTATAACCGTTGATTCTCCGAAGAAGATTGTTGCAGTCTACGAAGAAACAGTTGTTAGCAACAAGACTCTGACTGTTTCCACTACCCCTGAAGGACTGCTTGTCAAGATTGACAACAATCAAATGATTTCACCGTGCCAGATCACTGCTGCAGAAGGGTCCTCACACTCAATATCCACGATTACTCCTCAAGAGAAGGACATTTCAACACAGATTGTTGGCAACGATGTCAGATATGTCTTCTCCGGTTGGAATGACGGAAGTAATTTAACTACGAGAACAATAGAGCTAAACTCCAATCTATCTTTCACTGCAGCTTTCGACGAAGAATTCAAACTCGAGACAGTGGCGCAACCCTCCGGTATAGTTCAGATTGGTGGCGCAGGATGGTATCCAGATGGTGAGACAGTTATATTGAATGCAGTAGAAGCGAAAGGTTACAACTTCCTTTACTGGTCGGTCAACGGAGTGAAGGCCGGAGAGAGCTCAACTATAGAGTTCATCGTTGATAAGCCGACCGCAATAGAAGCAGTTTACAATTCACTTCCAACGATTTCACTTGAAGATCGAGAGGTTTCCGAGGGCGGAGTTTTGGAGTTGCTGCTAAGCGAACATTCGGCAGATGTGGATGGTGATACGCTCTCTTACTCGCTTTTATCGGGTCCTGGAAGTATTTCAGGCGGAACCTATTCAGTTGACACGAGTGAACTGGATGCGGGTACCTACGAGATCACAATAGAGGTTAGCGACGGCAGAGGCGGATATGCAACGGATGGATTTACCATGACAGTGACAGAGCAGAACAATCCACCAGCCGTTCCCGGCACACCATCTCCCGCAAGTGGTTCTGTCGATCAGGAGTTATCCATAGAGCTTTCCTGGACTTGTTCAGATTCAGACGGCGATGCTCTGGTCTTTGACGTGTATTTTGGTACTTCTTCAAGTCTGGAAAAAGTTGCATCAGATATCCTAGCCAATAACTGGCAGTCTGCGAACTTAAGTGAAGGGGTCACATACTACTGGAAGATCGTCGCAAAAGACAGCAAGGGAGCTACTTCTGAAAGCCCTGTATGGAGCTTCTCGACGAAGAATCCCCTTCCAGTGGATGGAGTCGACAAGGTGGGACCCGTTTACAGCGGAGAAGTCTTATTGGTCAGTAACGAGAGTGATAGCGGGACTAGCAGGGCATTTACCGGGACGCTATCGGAGGACTTCCTTCCAACTTCATTCACCCACTCCGATAGTCTTGAGATGGAAGCCTTCATGGTCAATCCCGAGATTCCGCTTCCATACGATGCCTTCCCCGAAAACATTGCAGTTCCGGGAGATACATTTGAGTTATCCAGCATAGGTGATACAAGAGAATTCTGGGTACTGGATTTCGCGACTAACAAGTATTACCAACTGACGGCTACGCTTCAGTATGCCGGGCAGCATTCGGAGGTCTGGGTAGAGAACACCGAGTTGATAACAGCAGCGAAAGCCTCAGAGCTTGGAAGCGAATTTGATGATGCAATCTATCCCCTCGTAGCTGAATACTTTTACACACCTTCCGATGTAGACGGAAACGGAAGAGTCCAGATTCTCTGTTTTGACATCCAGGACAACTTCGCAACAACGGGAGCATATGTTGGCGGTTACTTCTCCTCTGGTGATCTCTTCAACATCAGTAACTCCAATAAGTCAGAGATCTTCTACATAGATACCTATCCAACCATGTACTATCCAAAGGACAAACCTGTAGATGTATCAAGGGCATATTCGACTCTTGCTCATGAATTCCAACACATGGTGAATTTCAACAGGAATTACCTGGTAGAAGGCGGAGACCCAATGCCTTCCTGGATAAATGAAGGACTCTCGATGGCAGCTGAACACCTGTATAGCGGGGTTCTCACGAGAAGGATCTCCTACTACAACTCCTCGACAAATATTCAGAACGGTCACTCACTGGTTTACTGGGGTGATAACAACGACACATTATCTAACTACGCACTATCTTATCTCTTCCTGCAGTACATACGAGCTCAGGTGGGAACGGAAAGCGTGTACAAAGACATGCTTCTTGACAAGAATAACAATTCGGCAGCTATCACAAATGCTTTTGCCAAATATGGAATTGCGAAAACACTGGGAGAGATCATGACTGATTTCAGACTTGCACTTCATCTCAAGAATTCAGCAGGCCCCTACGGTTTCAACGGAGACTCTGACTTCGACGGAATAATCGAGAGGCTTTACACGGGCTCGTCAAAAGAGCTAAGAGGAGGATCTGCGATCTTCAAGAGCATATCTGATTCATATACGGAACCAGGTGACCAGGGATCCACGATACAGTATGCCGGAATAACTGGGTAA